One window of the Archangium primigenium genome contains the following:
- a CDS encoding aspartyl/asparaginyl beta-hydroxylase domain-containing protein — MNFHDTKLFPFVQQLESRFPEIRKEIENQIETRFKPYAYSDVYTAGWTTLDLLYYDNRLNVRNLPRFTVSDCTDPMALFMVLLGAPDSFESRLLQSRLGEETMRELASYRSPHDCTPSMIDRLVGGMNALVFDPEFFVTHQDRLVPDGRFPRSRERFERLLASGRLVKREERFVLGDVGGDEGRDALRWFHVTLLEERLYPSFLKKGGMTEFKDVTSACPVTTSIVKAIPGLRSVWFSCLAPGAHIVSHTGNDATMLRCHLGLIVPEGCVMHVGSQLFSPNDFRHADALLELARPSNTGVPARLLREVLPADVLARLQALSSLEHPEDPDEAWKLQWAVAEALNQRVRQVGFYSSVQGQVRRAGATPVLDETVSRLRERGLLTAEGQVAPDATATEQGVEELEYLNTVFLIEAVYPRWLAKDPRVRKEAISWREGRCFVFDDTQYHEVWNRSQRNRVILNVDIEKSVYVR; from the coding sequence ATGAACTTCCACGACACGAAGCTGTTCCCATTCGTTCAGCAGTTGGAGTCGCGCTTCCCGGAGATCCGCAAGGAAATCGAGAACCAGATCGAGACGCGCTTCAAGCCCTACGCCTACTCGGACGTGTACACGGCGGGGTGGACCACGCTGGATCTGCTCTATTACGACAACCGGCTGAACGTGCGGAACCTGCCGCGCTTCACGGTCTCCGACTGCACGGACCCGATGGCGCTCTTCATGGTGCTGCTGGGCGCGCCGGACTCGTTCGAGTCGCGGCTGCTCCAGTCCCGGCTGGGCGAGGAGACCATGCGGGAGCTGGCCTCGTACCGCTCGCCCCATGACTGCACGCCGTCGATGATCGACCGGCTGGTGGGGGGCATGAACGCGCTCGTCTTCGACCCCGAGTTCTTCGTCACGCACCAGGACAGGCTCGTGCCCGACGGGCGCTTCCCGCGCTCGCGCGAGCGCTTCGAGCGGCTGCTGGCCAGTGGCCGCCTGGTGAAGCGCGAGGAGCGCTTCGTGCTCGGGGACGTGGGCGGGGACGAGGGGCGGGATGCCCTGCGCTGGTTCCACGTCACGCTGCTCGAGGAGCGCCTCTACCCGAGCTTCCTGAAGAAGGGCGGCATGACCGAGTTCAAGGACGTGACGTCCGCCTGTCCGGTGACCACGAGCATCGTGAAGGCCATTCCAGGCCTGCGCAGCGTGTGGTTCTCGTGCCTGGCGCCGGGCGCGCACATCGTGTCGCACACCGGCAATGACGCCACCATGCTGCGCTGCCACCTGGGCCTCATCGTCCCCGAGGGCTGCGTCATGCACGTGGGCTCGCAGCTCTTCTCGCCCAACGACTTCCGGCACGCCGACGCGCTGCTCGAGCTGGCGCGGCCCTCGAACACCGGCGTGCCGGCGCGGCTGCTGCGCGAGGTGCTGCCCGCCGACGTGCTCGCGCGGCTCCAGGCGCTCTCGTCGCTGGAGCACCCGGAGGATCCCGACGAGGCCTGGAAGCTCCAGTGGGCCGTGGCCGAGGCCCTCAACCAGCGGGTGCGGCAGGTGGGCTTCTACTCCTCCGTGCAGGGACAGGTGCGGCGCGCGGGGGCCACGCCCGTGCTCGACGAGACGGTGTCGCGCCTGCGGGAGCGGGGCCTGCTCACCGCCGAGGGGCAGGTGGCACCGGACGCCACGGCGACGGAGCAGGGCGTGGAGGAACTGGAGTACCTCAACACCGTCTTCCTCATCGAGGCCGTCTATCCCCGTTGGCTCGCCAAGGATCCCCGGGTGCGCAAGGAGGCCATCTCCTGGCGCGAGGGCCGCTGCTTTGTCTTCGACGACACGCAGTACCACGAGGTATGGAATCGCTCGCAGCGCAACCGGGTCATCCTGAACGTGGACATCGAGAAGAGCGTCTACGTCCGGTGA
- a CDS encoding carbohydrate binding family 9 domain-containing protein gives MDTASKIVGALGVGLALVLASPVLAAEEPLEPRALFLAVRARGELVTDGRLDEPAWAEAPVLSAFTQSFPVPGAAPSEKTEVRLLYDDANLYVGITAFDSQPEAIHQGLGRRDAIPASDVVRVMIDSLRDRTTGYVFSINAGGTLEDGRLTDDLTLSTDWDGMWEGSAVVTNVGWTAEMRLPLRMLRFPTASEQRWGFHVRREIARTQEQLDSVVIPREANALVSRFGDLRGLRDIQHRSQLTLLPYVASRLTAQSFAPGGGARRLVPSVDVGLDLQANLTSDLTLTATVNPDFGQVEADRLLVNLGTAEVFFPEKRPFFLEGVELFLPVGAENGRAAQTLFYSRRIGLETPVLGAAKLTGTVREGLQVSLLDAVVMGAVNPHPDREPPDGRYQFHPRRPFHFAPNSSLPTAVQSPTNYLAGVMRAELAPGVRTGAMITSVNPLTQDCCETKGGQGAAVDFSLRNPDGAYVLLGQVDGSRVTGLVPEGVRLRDGTLLRSGDVGFGTYLKGGKLGGQPWRTTLTYQLATPRLDLSPAGFQPVQNEQDASAHIQYGYSDGWGPFAELWLGIKGHSRWSADGRGLGLYKSAMLTIDATFPDSSNFWCESGADGRRQDLREIDGYGVAFERPTFLYVICGAVTNRARPLSFSAVGYVDRTFNQGATLGQVGSSLELGVTWRPLPRFQTQFQAGHEATQDGPRWVEALGPDRHLFAQLTPRFLSFTLRQLVVITPRLTLQAYAQLLSGYGHYGPFFLGVAPPRGFLRLSDLVPTDTQTDPSFHSSALNLNLVARWEYRLGSTLFLVYSRAQEEPSELEGAVASRSLLPRALLSGPGTDTLLLKANIAW, from the coding sequence ATGGACACCGCATCGAAGATCGTGGGAGCGCTGGGGGTGGGGCTCGCACTGGTGCTCGCCTCGCCTGTCCTGGCGGCCGAGGAGCCCCTGGAGCCGAGGGCGCTCTTCCTGGCGGTGCGCGCCCGGGGAGAGCTGGTGACGGATGGCCGGTTGGACGAGCCGGCCTGGGCCGAGGCCCCGGTGCTGTCCGCGTTCACCCAGAGTTTTCCCGTGCCGGGCGCCGCGCCCAGCGAGAAGACCGAGGTGCGGCTGCTCTACGACGACGCCAACCTCTACGTGGGCATCACCGCCTTCGACAGCCAGCCGGAGGCCATCCACCAGGGGCTGGGTCGGCGCGACGCCATTCCCGCATCGGACGTCGTGCGGGTGATGATCGACAGCCTGCGCGATCGCACCACGGGTTACGTCTTCTCCATCAACGCGGGAGGCACGCTGGAGGACGGGCGCCTCACCGATGACCTCACGCTCTCCACGGACTGGGATGGGATGTGGGAGGGGAGCGCGGTCGTCACGAACGTCGGGTGGACGGCGGAGATGCGCCTGCCGCTGCGGATGTTGCGCTTTCCGACGGCCTCCGAGCAGCGCTGGGGCTTCCACGTGCGCCGGGAGATCGCCCGGACCCAGGAGCAGCTCGACTCGGTGGTCATTCCACGCGAGGCCAACGCACTGGTGTCGCGCTTCGGGGACCTGCGGGGCCTGCGCGACATCCAGCACCGCTCCCAGCTCACGCTGCTGCCCTACGTGGCCAGCCGGCTCACCGCGCAATCGTTCGCGCCGGGCGGTGGGGCGCGGCGCCTCGTGCCCTCGGTCGACGTGGGGTTGGATCTCCAGGCGAACCTCACGAGCGACCTGACGCTGACGGCGACGGTGAACCCGGACTTCGGTCAGGTGGAGGCGGACCGGCTGTTGGTGAATCTGGGCACCGCCGAGGTGTTCTTCCCGGAAAAGCGCCCCTTCTTCCTGGAGGGGGTGGAGCTGTTCCTGCCGGTGGGCGCGGAGAACGGGCGCGCGGCGCAGACGCTCTTCTACTCGCGGCGCATCGGGTTGGAGACGCCGGTGCTGGGCGCGGCGAAGCTCACGGGGACGGTGCGCGAGGGGCTCCAGGTGAGCCTGTTGGACGCGGTGGTGATGGGGGCGGTGAATCCCCATCCGGACCGTGAGCCGCCGGATGGCCGCTACCAGTTCCATCCCCGGCGTCCGTTCCACTTCGCGCCCAACAGCTCGCTGCCCACCGCGGTCCAGTCCCCGACGAACTACCTGGCCGGGGTGATGCGGGCCGAGCTGGCTCCGGGCGTGCGCACCGGGGCGATGATCACCTCCGTCAACCCGCTCACCCAGGACTGTTGCGAGACCAAGGGCGGGCAGGGCGCGGCGGTGGACTTCTCGCTGCGCAACCCGGATGGCGCGTATGTCCTCCTGGGCCAGGTGGATGGCTCGCGGGTGACGGGGCTCGTGCCCGAGGGCGTGCGGCTGCGCGACGGGACGCTGCTGCGCTCGGGGGACGTGGGCTTCGGCACCTACCTCAAGGGCGGCAAGCTGGGCGGTCAGCCCTGGCGCACGACGCTCACCTACCAGTTGGCCACGCCGCGTCTGGACCTCTCGCCCGCGGGCTTCCAACCCGTGCAGAACGAGCAGGACGCGAGCGCCCACATCCAATACGGCTACAGCGATGGGTGGGGCCCGTTCGCCGAGCTGTGGCTGGGGATCAAGGGACACAGCCGGTGGTCCGCGGATGGGCGGGGACTGGGGCTCTACAAGTCCGCCATGCTCACGATCGACGCCACGTTCCCCGACTCCTCGAACTTCTGGTGCGAGAGCGGCGCGGATGGTCGACGGCAGGACCTCCGGGAGATCGACGGGTATGGCGTCGCCTTCGAGCGGCCGACCTTCCTCTACGTCATCTGTGGCGCGGTGACGAACCGGGCGCGGCCGTTGTCCTTCTCGGCCGTGGGGTACGTGGACCGCACCTTCAATCAGGGCGCCACGCTCGGGCAGGTGGGCAGCTCCCTGGAGCTGGGCGTCACGTGGCGACCGCTGCCTCGCTTCCAGACGCAGTTCCAGGCCGGCCACGAGGCGACCCAGGACGGGCCCCGGTGGGTGGAGGCGCTCGGTCCGGACAGGCACCTCTTCGCGCAGCTCACGCCGCGCTTCCTCTCCTTCACGCTGCGCCAGCTCGTGGTCATCACTCCCCGGCTCACGCTGCAGGCCTATGCGCAGCTGCTCTCGGGCTATGGGCACTACGGGCCCTTCTTCCTGGGCGTGGCGCCGCCTCGGGGCTTCTTGCGGTTGAGTGACCTGGTGCCCACGGACACCCAGACGGACCCGAGCTTCCACTCCTCCGCGCTGAACCTGAACCTCGTGGCGCGGTGGGAGTACCGGCTCGGCTCGACGCTCTTCCTCGTCTACTCGCGCGCGCAGGAGGAGCCCTCCGAGCTGGAGGGGGCCGTGGCGAGCCGCTCCCTGTTGCCGCGCGCCCTGCTGAGCGGACCGGGCACGGACACGCTGCTGCTCAAGGCGAACATCGCGTGGTGA
- a CDS encoding M28 family peptidase: MSPRSGVWGALVGVLLWGGAWGWARQPVTPLPVTADAGRFSEARAWPLVEELADGIGPRPLGSSEADQAARSLERRLRALPGVEVERQEVSGTRFEEGVLVVYRVVNVLARYEGERPEAVLLSAHYDSPAESPGAADNGLGVATGVEVMRALAAGPRPRQTVVLNLNGGEESGRLGAAGFLAHPWARDVRAFVNLDATGAAGKALLFRAGPGQAWLLEAYAAAVPQPVGSVLGQDLLGSGAVPLFTDFEEYTAARLPGVDLATLEDGYAYHTEGDRPGRLAPGTLQHLGDNTLALLRALVLPARTPVPEAPVGAFFSVWDRVMVVYSPRVAWLGVALAWALTLGAWGAASRRRGLSVRGVLRGAAWTGLGGVLGLAVPLLGALLLGGVLGRPHGWFAWPWLGGVTFGALGLVGVCAAEAAWSRSAARRGGDLAVRGLERWSGALLWGGVFLLVMSAAGLGSAYVPLLWVLGGATGLGVAVLAPRWWGVGWVLAFLPGAVVTGELVGWVLALAVPLTGHLLVPFALDGAIALLVALPLAAAAWLVPLVWPWEAGGRRVLGLVGLCAVVGWGALALVPTSSAQRPRRLRAVERVTPEGATRVVQSLDGLPLGAMLPGVPDTERTRPEVFLPLQTPVFPPPRAEVLHEARQEGAREVTVRWDVPPRAELRLEVPRDALVGWSLGAALPVLAGDRDAYVLHVVAPPEEGWTLTLRLRGSAPVAVRATARREGAVTPGLQALRAALAPEVTGSFAASHRITVEL; the protein is encoded by the coding sequence GTGAGCCCGCGCTCGGGCGTCTGGGGCGCGCTCGTGGGCGTGCTCCTGTGGGGGGGCGCCTGGGGTTGGGCCCGCCAGCCCGTGACGCCGCTGCCCGTCACGGCGGACGCCGGACGCTTCTCCGAGGCGCGGGCCTGGCCGCTGGTGGAGGAACTGGCGGACGGCATCGGCCCGAGGCCCCTGGGCTCGTCCGAGGCCGATCAGGCGGCGCGGTCGCTGGAGCGGCGGTTGAGGGCTCTGCCGGGGGTGGAGGTGGAGCGCCAGGAGGTGTCCGGCACACGGTTCGAGGAGGGGGTGCTCGTCGTCTACCGGGTGGTGAACGTGCTGGCCCGGTACGAGGGCGAGCGGCCCGAGGCGGTGCTCCTGTCGGCGCACTACGACTCGCCGGCGGAGAGCCCCGGAGCGGCGGACAACGGGCTGGGCGTGGCCACGGGGGTGGAGGTGATGCGGGCCCTCGCGGCGGGGCCTCGTCCGCGCCAGACGGTCGTGCTCAACCTCAACGGGGGAGAGGAGTCGGGTCGGCTGGGCGCCGCGGGCTTCCTGGCGCATCCCTGGGCCCGGGACGTGCGCGCCTTCGTCAACCTGGATGCCACGGGCGCCGCGGGCAAGGCGCTCCTGTTTCGCGCCGGGCCCGGACAAGCGTGGCTGCTCGAGGCCTACGCGGCCGCGGTGCCCCAGCCGGTGGGCTCGGTGCTCGGACAGGATCTGCTGGGGAGCGGGGCCGTGCCGTTGTTCACCGACTTCGAGGAGTACACAGCCGCGCGGCTGCCCGGGGTGGACCTGGCGACCCTGGAGGATGGCTACGCGTACCACACGGAGGGCGATCGCCCCGGGCGCCTGGCACCGGGAACGCTCCAACACCTGGGGGACAACACGCTCGCGTTGCTTCGCGCGCTCGTGCTCCCGGCGCGGACGCCTGTGCCCGAGGCCCCCGTCGGGGCCTTCTTCTCCGTGTGGGATCGGGTGATGGTGGTCTACTCGCCGCGCGTCGCATGGCTGGGCGTGGCCCTGGCCTGGGCGTTGACCCTGGGGGCCTGGGGGGCGGCGAGCCGTCGGCGAGGCCTGTCCGTCCGGGGCGTGCTGCGCGGGGCCGCCTGGACGGGCCTGGGGGGCGTGCTGGGCCTGGCGGTCCCCCTGCTGGGCGCGCTGCTGTTGGGCGGCGTGCTGGGCCGTCCCCACGGCTGGTTCGCGTGGCCGTGGCTCGGTGGGGTGACCTTCGGCGCGCTCGGACTCGTGGGCGTGTGCGCGGCGGAGGCCGCGTGGTCCCGGAGCGCCGCGCGCCGGGGTGGGGACCTGGCGGTGCGCGGGCTCGAGCGCTGGAGTGGGGCCTTGCTCTGGGGCGGTGTCTTCCTTCTGGTGATGTCGGCGGCGGGGCTCGGGTCCGCGTACGTGCCGCTGCTCTGGGTGTTGGGCGGCGCGACGGGCCTGGGGGTCGCCGTGCTCGCGCCTCGCTGGTGGGGCGTGGGGTGGGTGCTGGCCTTCCTGCCCGGCGCGGTGGTGACCGGGGAGCTCGTGGGGTGGGTGCTGGCGCTGGCCGTACCGCTCACGGGCCATCTATTGGTGCCCTTCGCGTTGGACGGCGCCATCGCGCTGCTGGTGGCGCTTCCCCTGGCGGCGGCGGCCTGGCTCGTGCCGCTCGTGTGGCCCTGGGAGGCCGGGGGCCGACGGGTGCTGGGCCTCGTGGGCCTGTGCGCGGTGGTGGGGTGGGGCGCGCTCGCGCTCGTGCCGACCTCCAGCGCGCAGCGTCCGCGTCGGCTCCGGGCCGTCGAGCGGGTGACGCCCGAGGGGGCTACCCGCGTGGTGCAGAGCCTGGACGGCTTGCCCCTGGGCGCGATGCTGCCCGGCGTGCCCGACACGGAGCGGACGCGACCGGAGGTCTTCCTGCCGCTCCAGACGCCCGTGTTCCCTCCGCCTCGTGCGGAGGTGCTGCACGAGGCGCGACAGGAGGGCGCGCGGGAGGTGACGGTCCGCTGGGACGTGCCCCCGCGCGCGGAGCTGCGGCTGGAGGTGCCACGGGACGCGCTCGTGGGCTGGTCCCTGGGGGCGGCGCTGCCCGTGCTCGCCGGGGACCGGGACGCCTATGTGCTCCACGTCGTGGCGCCTCCGGAGGAGGGGTGGACGCTCACCTTGCGCCTGCGTGGGAGCGCGCCTGTGGCCGTGCGGGCAACAGCGCGGCGCGAGGGCGCGGTGACGCCGGGGCTCCAGGCGCTGCGGGCCGCGCTGGCGCCCGAGGTGACGGGCTCGTTCGCCGCGTCCCACCGCATCACGGTGGAGCTGTGA
- a CDS encoding alpha-hydroxy acid oxidase — MGAPGVESRDKTQPRPLCVQDYEALARARMEPSQWDYLQGGSDDEVTLRANREAFARLHLRPRVLVDVSRCELSTQVAGLSLNQPLLVAPMAYHRLVDPEGEVATARAAGALGIPLVVSTFASRTVEEVAAAATGPLWLQVYCFRRREATAALIRRAEAAGYQALVLTVDAPRIGRRERDMRNGFGLPPHVQAVNFTQELTATLSTRAQGHSGIALHAQEAFDTTMSWEVVEWVRSVSRLPLFLKGVLTGEDAARAAAVGVEGVIVSNHGGRQLDGTLAALDALPEVVRAVEGRCAVLMDGGIRRGTDVLKALALGARAVLVGRPVLWGLAAAGEPGVHHLLSLLREELELAMVLAGRPTVKDIDASLVYRP; from the coding sequence ATGGGAGCCCCTGGCGTCGAGTCTCGGGACAAGACGCAGCCGAGGCCCCTGTGCGTGCAGGACTACGAGGCGCTGGCGCGCGCGCGCATGGAGCCCTCCCAGTGGGACTACCTTCAGGGCGGCAGCGATGACGAGGTGACGCTGCGGGCCAACCGCGAGGCGTTCGCCCGGCTGCACCTGCGTCCCCGGGTCCTGGTGGACGTGTCGCGCTGCGAGCTGTCCACCCAGGTGGCGGGCCTGTCGCTGAACCAGCCTCTGCTGGTGGCGCCCATGGCCTATCACCGTCTGGTGGATCCCGAGGGGGAGGTGGCCACCGCGCGCGCGGCCGGAGCCCTGGGCATTCCGCTGGTGGTGAGCACCTTCGCGAGCCGCACGGTGGAGGAGGTGGCCGCCGCGGCGACGGGGCCGCTCTGGTTGCAGGTGTATTGCTTCCGCCGCCGCGAGGCCACCGCGGCGCTCATCCGCCGCGCCGAGGCCGCGGGCTACCAGGCCCTGGTGCTCACCGTGGACGCGCCCCGCATCGGCCGGCGCGAGCGCGACATGCGCAATGGTTTCGGTCTGCCGCCGCACGTCCAGGCCGTCAACTTCACCCAGGAGCTGACGGCCACCCTGTCCACGCGCGCGCAGGGCCACTCGGGCATCGCCCTGCATGCCCAGGAAGCCTTCGACACGACGATGAGCTGGGAGGTCGTGGAGTGGGTGCGCTCGGTGTCGCGCCTGCCCCTGTTCCTCAAGGGCGTGCTCACCGGCGAGGACGCCGCGCGGGCCGCCGCCGTGGGGGTGGAGGGCGTCATCGTCTCCAACCACGGAGGCCGGCAGTTGGATGGCACCCTGGCCGCGCTGGACGCCCTGCCCGAGGTGGTGCGGGCCGTGGAGGGCCGCTGCGCCGTGCTGATGGACGGCGGCATCCGCCGGGGCACGGACGTGCTCAAGGCGCTCGCCCTGGGCGCGCGGGCCGTGCTGGTGGGCCGTCCCGTGCTCTGGGGTCTGGCCGCCGCGGGAGAGCCCGGAGTCCACCACCTCCTGTCGCTGCTGCGCGAGGAGCTGGAGCTGGCCATGGTGTTGGCGGGACGTCCCACCGTGAAAGACATCGACGCGTCGCTCGTCTACCGCCCGTGA
- the hppD gene encoding 4-hydroxyphenylpyruvate dioxygenase has protein sequence MNFDGIDHLELYVGDLDAAAELFCAGFGFRVTCRSVPESGQPHGRESLLLEQGRILLVLTRPGSDTDEVADFLAVHGDGIKDVAFRTPDAVAAFEEAVRRGASVVHEPRVYEGPHGRLVRATVASPVGDLVHSFIQRETPVADFWPGRFPLREVPTASTPLVAVDHLALCLLPGSLQETVDAYARLLGFHESHEENVETRYGGMTSKVVQDASGRVCFAMMAPMPGKRPGQIDHFLANHRGAGVQHLAFLSEDILAAVDLLRARRVPLLDSPRGYHDALPARVGTLAEDLSALRAGHVLVDREGETGYLLQVFTRSVHDRGTLFFELIQRKQAHGFGTANIRALYQSVEQEMMRQERPAAECG, from the coding sequence TTGAACTTCGATGGGATTGATCACCTGGAGCTGTACGTCGGCGACCTGGATGCCGCGGCGGAGCTGTTCTGCGCCGGTTTTGGTTTCCGGGTGACGTGCCGCTCCGTGCCGGAGTCGGGACAACCTCACGGTCGGGAGAGCCTGCTGCTCGAGCAGGGCCGCATCCTGCTCGTGCTCACCCGGCCCGGGTCGGACACGGACGAGGTGGCCGATTTCCTCGCGGTGCACGGCGACGGCATCAAGGACGTGGCGTTCCGCACGCCGGACGCGGTCGCGGCCTTCGAGGAAGCGGTGCGGCGGGGCGCGAGCGTAGTGCACGAGCCCCGGGTGTACGAGGGGCCGCATGGCCGGCTCGTGCGGGCGACGGTGGCCTCCCCGGTGGGCGACCTCGTCCACTCCTTCATCCAGCGCGAGACGCCCGTGGCGGACTTCTGGCCGGGCCGCTTCCCGTTGAGGGAGGTGCCCACCGCGTCCACGCCCCTGGTGGCGGTGGACCACCTGGCCCTGTGCCTGCTGCCGGGCTCGCTCCAGGAGACGGTGGATGCCTACGCGCGGCTGCTGGGCTTCCACGAGAGCCACGAGGAGAACGTGGAGACGCGCTACGGCGGCATGACCTCCAAGGTGGTGCAGGACGCCTCGGGCCGGGTGTGCTTCGCGATGATGGCGCCGATGCCCGGCAAGCGTCCGGGGCAGATCGATCACTTCCTCGCCAACCACCGGGGCGCGGGCGTGCAGCACCTGGCCTTCCTCAGCGAGGACATCCTCGCGGCCGTCGACCTGCTGCGGGCGCGGCGGGTGCCCCTGCTGGACAGTCCGCGCGGCTACCACGATGCGCTTCCGGCGCGCGTGGGCACGCTGGCCGAGGATCTGTCGGCGTTGCGCGCGGGCCACGTGCTGGTGGATCGCGAGGGCGAGACGGGCTACCTGCTCCAGGTCTTCACCCGCTCGGTCCATGACCGGGGCACGCTCTTCTTCGAGCTCATCCAGCGCAAGCAGGCCCACGGCTTCGGCACGGCCAACATCCGCGCGCTCTACCAGTCCGTGGAGCAGGAGATGATGCGCCAGGAGCGGCCCGCCGCCGAGTGCGGCTAG
- a CDS encoding PLP-dependent aminotransferase family protein — protein sequence MLLQDSLHASLSDPTLEVMNFLNEIALRYPDAISFAPGRPHEKFYDPQQLTTYLDAYTRHLREARGFSEERIRTNLFQYGRTNGHIHDLIARMLEKDEGIRAAPESIVVTVGCQEGMFLALRALFSQPTDVLLVGMPCYIGITGAAKLLDIAVAPVTEGEQGLDLHALEATLEALRAEGKRPRALYLVADFANPSGRSLPAPERARLLEIAAREDFLILEDNPYGFFSREGSRKPTLKSMDTRGQVIYLGSFSKSAFPGLRVGYAVADQRVTGPSGAPHLLAEEFSKIKSMLTVNTSPICQALIGGMLVMNDCSLLDANQEAIRFYKENMDATLQSLARHFPRSEAWARDVSWNVPDGGFFLVMKLPIAADEALLEQSARQHQVIWTPMRYFYLGTGGEHELRLSVSYLTPERIEEGVARLARVLRGALEQRREGVARAG from the coding sequence ATGCTGCTCCAAGACTCCCTGCACGCCTCCCTGTCGGATCCCACCCTCGAGGTGATGAACTTCTTGAACGAGATCGCGCTCCGCTACCCGGACGCCATCTCCTTCGCGCCCGGTCGGCCGCACGAGAAGTTCTACGATCCCCAGCAGCTCACCACCTACCTGGACGCGTACACACGCCACCTGCGCGAGGCGCGGGGCTTCTCCGAGGAGCGCATCCGCACCAACCTCTTCCAGTACGGCCGGACCAACGGCCACATCCACGATCTGATCGCCCGGATGCTGGAGAAGGACGAGGGCATCCGCGCCGCGCCCGAGTCCATCGTCGTCACGGTGGGCTGCCAGGAAGGCATGTTCCTCGCCCTGCGCGCGCTGTTCTCCCAGCCCACGGACGTGCTGCTGGTGGGCATGCCCTGCTACATCGGCATCACCGGCGCCGCGAAGCTCCTGGACATCGCGGTCGCCCCGGTGACCGAGGGCGAACAGGGCTTGGATCTGCACGCGCTCGAGGCGACGCTGGAGGCCCTGCGGGCCGAGGGCAAGCGGCCCCGGGCGCTCTACCTCGTCGCGGACTTCGCCAACCCGTCCGGGCGCAGCCTCCCGGCCCCCGAGCGCGCGCGCCTGCTGGAGATCGCCGCGCGCGAGGACTTCCTCATCCTCGAGGACAACCCCTACGGCTTCTTCTCGCGCGAGGGGTCGCGCAAGCCCACGCTCAAGTCCATGGATACGCGCGGCCAGGTCATCTACCTGGGCTCGTTCTCCAAGTCCGCCTTCCCCGGGCTGCGCGTGGGCTACGCCGTGGCGGATCAGCGCGTCACCGGCCCCTCGGGCGCGCCGCACCTGCTGGCCGAGGAGTTCTCGAAGATCAAGAGCATGCTCACCGTGAACACCTCGCCCATCTGCCAGGCGCTGATCGGCGGCATGCTGGTGATGAACGACTGCAGCCTGCTCGACGCCAACCAGGAGGCGATCCGCTTCTACAAGGAGAACATGGACGCGACGCTCCAGTCCCTGGCGCGCCACTTCCCCCGGAGCGAGGCGTGGGCCCGCGACGTGAGCTGGAACGTGCCGGACGGGGGCTTCTTCCTGGTGATGAAGTTGCCCATCGCGGCGGACGAGGCGCTGCTCGAGCAGTCCGCGCGGCAGCACCAGGTCATCTGGACGCCCATGCGCTACTTCTACCTGGGCACGGGCGGCGAGCACGAGCTGCGGCTGTCGGTCAGCTACCTCACGCCCGAGCGGATCGAGGAGGGCGTGGCGCGCCTGGCGCGGGTGCTGCGCGGCGCGCTGGAGCAGCGGCGGGAAGGCGTGGCCCGCGCGGGCTGA